In Hemiscyllium ocellatum isolate sHemOce1 chromosome 2, sHemOce1.pat.X.cur, whole genome shotgun sequence, a single window of DNA contains:
- the hmgb2a gene encoding high mobility group protein B2a, with the protein MVRKDPNKPRGKMSSYAYFVQTCREEHKKKHPEATVHFAEFSKKCSERWKTMSIKEKSKFEDLAKNDKVRYDREMKNYVPQKGEKKKKKDPNAPKRPPSAFFLFCSDNRPKIKSESPGMSIGDVAKKLGEMWSTVQPKDKVPYEQKAHKLKEKYEKEVAAYRAKCKGDAGKKPAAKPAQAAKKKKKEEEEEDEDEDEEEEDDEEEEDDEEDDD; encoded by the exons ATGGTTAGAAAAGATCCCAATAAACCCCGGGGCAAAATGTCCTCTTATGCATACTTTGTGCAGACTTGCCGGGAGGAGCACAAAAAGAAACACCCTGAAGCCACTGTCCACTTTGCAGAGTTCTCGAAGAAATGCTCGGAAAGGTGGAAG ACCATGTCAATCAAAGAGAAGTCCAAGTTTGAAGACCTGGCTAAAAATGACAAGGTCCGTTACGATAGGGAGATGAAGAACTATGTCCCTCAAAAGGgggagaagaagaagaagaaggatcCAAATGCCCCCAAGAGACCACC ATCAGCATTTTTCCTTTTCTGCTCTGACAACCGTCCAAAGATCAAAAGTGAATCTCCCGGAATGTCCATTGGAGATGTTGCAAAGAAGCTGGGTGAGATGTGGTCCACGGTGCAACCCAAGGATAAAGTACCATATGAGCAGAAGGCTCATAAGTTAAAGGAGAAGTACGAAAAG GAAGTTGCAGCCTATCGTGCCAAATGCAAAGGTGACGCTGGTAAGAAACCTGCTGCCAAGCCAGCTCAGGCTgcaaagaagaagaagaaggaagaggaggaggaagatgaggatgaAGATGAAGAAGAGGAAGATGATGAGGAAGAAGAAGATGATGAGGAGGATGACGATTAA